Proteins co-encoded in one Corylus avellana chromosome ca9, CavTom2PMs-1.0 genomic window:
- the LOC132191671 gene encoding UPF0481 protein At3g47200-like, translated as METGSNSVDQEACNHVVTIWEVDKERLAQMEKRISETTPQLLSIAAGRSSCCIFRVPQSLININGKSYQPRIVSIGPYHRGQPNLQMMEEHKWCYLRSLLSRTKEAKGITLEDYLKSIHPLEKVGRECYSETIHLGTDEFLEMMVLDGCFMIELFRKVDNTELFEPEDPLVTMSWILPFFYRDFLRLENQIPFFVLERLFEISKTPDEESGPSLSLLAMRFFNNIMQRPDQVIERCHNLKGLHLLDLVRSSFIPHDEESPQQDVNAPSHIIHCVSKLLRSGIKLNPGKAERFLVTTYATLLDCLVNTAKDVEYLCDRNIVENYLGTEAEVARFINNLGKDVAFDINVCYLSKLFNDVHEYHGNSWHVQYASFQYTYFKTPWSFISAVAAFVLLVLAFLQTFYTIYPRP; from the exons ATGGAAACTGGAAGCAACTCTGTAGATCAAGAAGCTTGTAATCACGTCGTCACGATTTGGGAAGTGGACAAGGAGCGGCTTGCCCAGATGGAAAAGAGGATCTCCGAGACCACCCCACAATTACTAAGCATAGCCGCCGGTAGAAGCAGTTGTTGCATCTTTAGAGTCCCCCAGAGCCTAATCAACATCAACGGCAAGTCGTACCAGCCCCGCATAGTCTCCATCGGGCCCTACCACCGCGGCCAGCCTAATCTCCAAATGATGGAGGAGCACAAGTGGTGCTACCTCCGTTCTTTACTCTCCAGGACCAAGGAAGCCAAAGGTATAACTTTAGAGGACTACTTGAAAAGCATACACCCACTTGAAAAGGTTGGCAGAGAGTGTTATTCAGAAACCATCCACCTTGGCACCGACGAGTTCCTGGAGATGATGGTTCTCGATGGTTGTTTTATGATTGAATTGTTTCGCAAGGTTGACAATACGGAACTGTTCGAACCGGAAGATCCTCTCGTGACTATGTCGTGGATATTACCGTTTTTCTACCGGGACTTTCTCCGGCTCgagaatcaaatccctttcTTTGTTCTCGAACGGTTGTTTGAAATTTCCAAAACACCGGATGAGGAGTCCGGCCCGTCTTTGTCCTTGCTCGCTATGCGATTCTTCAACAACATAATGCAAAGACCAGACCAAGTCATAGAGAGGTGTCATAATCTCAAAGGCCTGCATTTGCTGGATTTGGTTCGGTCAAGTTTTATCCCGCACGATGAAGAATCGCCACAACAAGATGTGAACGCCCCCTCGCATATTATTCACTGCGTCTCGAAGCTCCTCCGTTCGGGGATCAAGCTCAATCCGGGCAAGGCAGAGCGCTTCTTGGTG ACCACTTACGCGACTTTGTTGGATTGCCTTGTGAACACGGCCAAGGACGTGGAGTACCTTTGCGACCGCAACATCGTTGAGAACTACTTAGGCACCGAGGCGGAAGTTGCGCGGTTCATCAACAATTTAGGCAAGGACGTGGCGTTTGATATTAATGTTTGTTATTTGTCGAAATTGTTCAATGACGTGCACGAATATCACGGGAACAGTTGGCATGTTCAATATGCGAGCTTCCAGTATACGTATTTTAAAACGCCGTGGTCGTTCATTTCGGCAGTGGCTGCGTTTGTGCTTTTAGTGCTCGCGTTTTTGCAGACCTTTTACACCATCTATCCTCGCCCCTGA
- the LOC132192314 gene encoding UPF0481 protein At3g47200-like, with the protein MGTGSNCVEQEGSHVVTIYEVDKERLAQMEKRIYETTPQLLSIAAGRSSCCIFRVPQSLIDINGKSYQPRIVSIGPYHRGQPNLQMMEEHKWRYLRSLLSRTKEAKGITLEDYLKCIHPLEKNARECYSETIHLGTDEFLEMMVLDGCFMIELFRKIDNTKLFDPEDPLVTMGWILPFFYRDFLRLENQIPFLVLERLFETSKTPDEESGPSLSLLAMRFFNNIMQRPDPVIERCHDLKGLHLLDLVRSSFIPHNEESPPPGGNTPAHIIHCVSKLRRAGIQLNPGEAESFLLVKFRCGVIEMPRITIDDFMSSLLLNCVAFEQCHNSDSKHVTTYATLLDCLVNTAKDVEFLCDSNIIENDFGNDAELARLINNLGKDVAFDINLCYLSKLFNEVHDYYGNSWHVQYTSFKYTYFNTPWSFISAAAAFVLLVLTFLQTFYTIYPKS; encoded by the coding sequence ATGGGAACTGGAAGCAACTGTGTAGAACAAGAAGGCAGTCACGTCGTTACAATTTATGAGGTGGACAAGGAGCGGCTTGCCCAGATGGAAAAGAGGATCTATGAGACCACCCCACAATTACTAAGCATAGCCGCCGGTAGAAGCAGTTGTTGCATCTTCAGAGTCCCCCAGAGCCTAATCGACATCAACGGCAAGTCGTACCAGCCCCGAATAGTTTCCATCGGACCCTACCACCGCGGCCAGCCTAATCTCCAAATGATGGAGGAGCACAAGTGGCGCTACCTCCGTTCTTTACTCTCCAGGACCAAGGAAGCCAAAGGTATAACCTTAGAGGACTACTTGAAATGCATACACCCACTTGAAAAGAATGCCAGAGAGTGTTATTCAGAAACCATCCATCTCGGCACCGATGAGTTCCTCGAAATGATGGTTCTCGATGGTTGTTTTATGATTGAATTGTTTCGCAAGATTGACAATACAAAACTGTTCGACCCTGAAGATCCTCTCGTCACTATGGGGTGGATATTACCGTTTTTCTACAGAGACTTTCTCCGGCTCGAGAATCAGATCCCGTTCCTTGTTCTCGAACGGTTGTTTGAAACTTCCAAAACGCCTGACGAGGAGTCCGGCCCGTCCTTGTCGTTGCTCGCTATGCGATTCTTCAACAACATAATGCAAAGACCCGACCCGGTCATAGAGAGGTGCCACGATCTCAAAGGCTTGCATTTGCTTGACTTGGTTCGGTCAAGTTTTATCCCGCACAATGAAGAATCGCCACCACCGGGGGGAAACACACCGGCCCATATCATTCACTGCGTGTCGAAGCTCCGGCGTGCCGGGATTCAGCTCAATCCGGGGGAGGCGGAAAGCTTCTTGTTGGTGAAATTCAGGTGCGGCGTGATTGAGATGCCGAGGATAACCATCGACGATTTCATGAGCTCCTTGTTGCTCAACTGCGTGGCGTTCGAGCAGTGCCACAACAGTGACTCCAAGCACGTTACCACTTACGCGACTTTGTTGGATTGCCTTGTGAACACCGCCAAGGACGTCGAGTTCCTTTGTGACAGCAACATCATTGAGAATGACTTTGGCAACGACGCCGAGCTTGCGCGGTTGATCAACAATCTGGGGAAGGACGTGGCGTTTGATATTAATCTCTGTTATTTGTCCAAATTGTTCAACGAAGTGCACGACTATTACGGGAACAGTTGGCACGTGCAATACACCAGCTTCAAGTATACGTATTTTAATACGCCATGGTCGTTCATTTCTGCTGCAGCTGCGTTTGTGCTCCTAGTTCTTACGTTTTTGCAGACTTTCTACACCATCTATCCAAAGTCTTAA
- the LOC132192315 gene encoding UPF0481 protein At3g47200-like, whose amino-acid sequence MGSNSAEQEGSHVVTIWEVDKERLAQMEKRISETTPQLLRIAAGRSGCCIFRVPHNLIDINGEWYQPRIVSIGPYHRGQPNLQMMEEHKWRYLRSLLSRTKEAKGITLEDYLKSIHPLEKDARECYSETIHLGTDEFLETMVLDGCFILELFRKVDNTNLFDPEDPLVTNLFDPEDPLVTMSWILPFFYRDFLRLENQIPFFVLERLFEISKTPDEESGPSLSLLAMRFFNNSMERPDEVIESCNNLKGLHLLDLVRSSFIPQGEKSPPHKVDTPTHIIHCVSKLRSSGIKLNQAKKAEESFLVVKFRRGVIEMPSITIDDFMSSLLLNCVAFEQCHSSSSMHFTTYTTFLDCLVNTARDVEYLCDRNIIENYFGNDAEVARLINNMGKDVAFDTNLSYLSQLFNDVHQYYRNSWHVQWASFKYTYFDTPWSFISAMAALVLLVLAFLQTFFTIEPYVNRKH is encoded by the coding sequence ATGGGAAGCAATTCTGCAGAACAAGAAGGCAGTCACGTCGTCACGATTTGGGAGGTCGACAAGGAGCGGCTTGCCCAGATGGAAAAGAGGATCTCCGAGACCACCCCGCAATTACTAAGAATTGCCGCCGGAAGAAGCGGTTGTTGCATCTTCAGAGTCCCCCATAACCTAATCGACATCAACGGCGAGTGGTACCAGCCCCGCATAGTCTCCATCGGACCCTACCACCGCGGCCAGCCTAATCTCCAAATGATGGAGGAGCACAAGTGGCGCTACCTCCGTTCTTTACTATCCAGGACGAAGGAAGCCAAAGGTATAACATTAGAAGACTACTTGAAAAGCATACACCCACTTGAAAAGGATGCCAGAGAGTGTTATTCAGAAACCATCCACCTCGGAACCGACGAGTTCCTCGAAACGATGGTTCTTGATGGTTGTTTTATACTCGAATTGTTTCGCAAGGTTGACAATACGAATCTGTTCGACCCCGAAGATCCTCTCGTGACTAATCTGTTCGACCCCGAAGATCCTCTCGTGACTATGTCGTGGATATTACCTTTTTTCTACAGGGACTTTCTCCGGCTCGAGAATCAGATCCCTTTCTTTGTTCTCGAACGGTTGTTTGAAATTTCCAAAACACCTGATGAGGAGTCTGGCCCGTCTTTGTCCTTGCTCGCAATGCGATTCTTCAACAACTCAATGGAAAGACCTGACGAAGTCATAGAGAGCTGTAACAATCTCAAAGGCCTGCATTTGTTGGATTTGGTTCGGTCAAGTTTTATCCCACAGGGAGAAAAATCACCTCCACACAAGGTCGACACACCCACCCATATCATTCACTGCGTCTCGAAGCTCCGCAGCTCCGGGATCAAGCTCAATCAGGCCAAGAAGGCGGAGGAGAGTTTCCTGGTGGTGAAGTTCAGGCGCGGCGTGATTGAGATGCCCAGCATAACCATCGACGATTTCATGAGCTCTTTATTACTCAACTGTGTGGCGTTTGAGCAGTGCCACAGTAGCTCCTCCATGCACTTCACCACCTACACTACTTTCTTGGATTGCCTCGTGAACACCGCCAGGGACGTCGAGTACCTCTGCGACCGCAACATTATCGAGAATTACTTCGGTAACGACGCCGAGGTGGCGCGGCTGATCAACAATATGGGGAAGGACGTGGCGTTTGATACTAATCTTTCTTATTTGTCCCAGTTGTTCAATGACGTGCACCAGTATTACCGGAACAGTTGGCATGTACAGTGGGCGAGCTTTAAGTATACGTATTTTGATACGCCGTGGTCCTTCATTTCGGCAATGGCGGCCCTTGTTCTTTTAGTGCTCGCGTTTTTGCAGACCTTCTTCACCATCGAGCCTTATGTGAATCGTAAACACTAA
- the LOC132191668 gene encoding UPF0481 protein At3g47200-like, with product MGSNFVQEEGNHIVSIPEIINTEQLAQDMKEEIERCTKGLRRNAARSSCSIYKVPLRFEKNNGPWYSPRIVSIGPYHNNDKDLNRDYKYRCLGSFQSRTRVKGVGLEDYLEKLRPREFEARQCYSREIDLNNSGEFLEMMVVDASFILELFYKFQDPGLLETDDPLALLKWRLPYFYEDLLLLENQIPFFVLQDLFDISKLPVDPPLTLLALRFFNNIMRRTNEVIERYANPKNQPLHLLDLVRSSLIPNDIPMPPKNENDTHIPFIPCFPRLGQNVDDTRIPLILPRSRRLGQKDNDTQIQSFPCISKLRRSGIKVSPGKKDSFLAVKFEHGLIEMPSITINDFMRYLLLNCVAFEQCHNSCSNHVTAYVTFLDCLVNTSADVEYLRERNVVDNYVADDDKVALFINSLGKDVNFDIRNFYLSKLFNDVDKYYRNNRRVCWASFKRRYFNTRWWFISALIATLLLLLTIAQTYFDIIG from the coding sequence ATGGGAAGCAATTTTGTACAGGAAGAAGGCAACCACATTGTCAGTATTCCGGAAATCATCAACACGGAGCAGCTCGCCCAGGACATGAAAGAGGAAATCGAGAGATGCACTAAGGGGTTACGGAGAAATGCCGCCAGGAGCAGTTGTAGCATCTACAAAGTCCCCTTGAGGTTCGAGAAGAACAATGGGCCCTGGTACAGCCCCCGCATCGTCTCCATCGGGCCCTACCACAACAATGACAAAGACCTTAACCGTGACTACAAGTATCGGTGCCTCGGCTCCTTCCAGTCCAGGACCCGAGTCAAAGGTGTGGGCTTAGAGGACTACTTGGAAAAGCTACGCCCGCGTGAATTTGAAGCAAGACAGTGTTATTCTAGAGAGATCGATCTCAACAACTCCGGTGAGTTCCTCGAAATGATGGTTGTCGatgcttcttttattttagaattgTTTTACAAGTTTCAGGATCCGGGACTGCTCGAGACTGACGACCCTCTCGCACTTCTCAAGTGGAGATTACCATATTTCTACGAGGACTTGCTCCTCCTTGAAAATCAGATCCCTTTTTTTGTTCTGCAAgatttatttgatatttctaAGTTGCCTGTGGATCCGCCCTTGACCTTGCTTGCTTTGCGATTCTTTAACAACATTATGAGAAGAACCAATGAAGTCATAGAGAGATACGCAAATCCCAAAAATCAGCCTTTGCATTTGCTGGACTTGGTTCGATCTAGTTTAATCCCAAACGATATTCCAATGCCACCAAAGAATGAAAACGACACACATATCCCATTTATTCCCTGCTTCCCGAGGCTTGGCCAGAATGTCGACGACACACGGATCCCACTTATTCTTCCCCGCTCAAGGAGGCTTGGCCAGAAAGACAACGACACGCAGATCCAATCTTTTCCATGCATCTCGAAGCTCCGCCGTTCAGGGATTAAGGTCAGCCCCGGCAAGAAGGACAGCTTCTTAGCGGTAAAATTCGAGCACGGTTTGATTGAGATGCCGAGCATAACCATCAACGACTTCATGAGATATCTGTTGCTCAATTGTGTGGCGTTCGAACAGTGCCACAACAGCTGCTCCAACCATGTCACAGCTTACGTGACTTTCTTAGACTGTCTTGTGAACACCTCTGCAGACGTCGAATACCTTCGCGAGCGCAATGTTGTTGACAATTACGTAGCGGACGACGACAAGGTTGCACTCTTCATCAACAGTTTGGGAAAGGATGTGAACTTTGACATCCGCAACTTTTATTTGTCCAAGTTGTTTAATGATGTGGACAAGTATTATCGGAATAATCGCCGCGTATGCTGGGCGAGCTTCAAGCGAAGATATTTTAACACGCGGTGGTGGTTCATCTCAGCTTTGATTGCCACTTTGCTCTTGCTGCTCACGATTGCGCAGACCTACTTTGACATCATCGGCTAA
- the LOC132161901 gene encoding UPF0481 protein At3g47200-like — translation MANNCVQEEGGITVANLEQLASDMEEEIKRCTRGLQSYSAKSTCCIYKVPLKLEKNNDKHWYSPRIVSIGPYHYEEGDLNRDYKYQFFGSFLSRTRAGKGIGIEDYLKKLLPLETKVRECYSENVKLESGTEFLEMIVLDASFILGLFYKFQDSGPHETDEPLALLKWRLPYFCVDLLLLENQIPFFVLQELFDISKMPDDPSLSVLALQFFNNVMQRPKEVIERYDDNPENPPVHLLDLVRSSLIPNDPMRPQKEEFMIPFFSRLRQKDNTTLTQFIPCIWKLRRSGISVRPRKADSFLAVNFEYGVVEIPSIIIDDFMRYLLLNCVAFEQCHNSCSKHVTVYATFLCSLVDNPADVKYLRECGVIENYDVDRVADFIHSMGRDLAIDIDDFYLSRVFNDVDKHYRNDFYVKFTSFMRRSFYTQWPFLSFLAAAVLLLLTIAQAYIAIIGYVHPKK, via the coding sequence ATGGCAAACAATTGTGTACAAGAAGAAGGAGGCATTACGGTGGCCAACTTGGAGCAGCTCGCCAGCGACATGGAAGAGGAAATCAAGCGATGCACCAGGGGGTTACAAAGCTATTCCGCCAAGAGCACTTGTTGCATCTACAAAGTCCCCTTGAAGTTGGAGAAGAACAATGACAAGCACTGGTACAGCCCCCGCATCGTCTCCATCGGGCCCTACCATTACGAGGAAGGAGACCTTAACCGTGACTACAAGTATCAGTTCTTCGGCTCCTTTCTGTCCAGGACCCGAGCCGGCAAAGGTATAGGCATAGAGGACTACCTGAAAAAGCTACTCCCGCTTGAAACAAAAGTCAGAGAGTGTTATTCTGAAAATGTCAAACTCGAGTCCGGTACTGAGTTCCTCGAAATGATTGTTCTTGATGCTTCTTTTATACTAGGACTGTTTTACAAGTTTCAGGATTCGGGACCGCACGAGACTGACGAACCTCTCGCACTCCTCAAGTGGAGACTCCCATATTTCTGCGTGGACTTGCTCCTccttgagaatcaaatccccttTTTTGTTCTGCAAGAGTTATTTGATATTTCTAAGATGCCTGACGATCCGTCCTTGTCTGTGCTTGCTTTGCAATTCTTTAACAACGTTATGCAAAGACCCAAGGAAGTCATAGAGAGGTATGACGACAATCCCGAAAATCCGCCCGTGCATTTGCTGGACTTGGTCCGATCTAGTTTAATCCCAAACGATCCAATGCGACCACAAAAAGAAGAATTCATGATTCCCTTCTTCTCGAGGCTTCGTCAGAAAGACAACACCACCCTGACCCAATTCATTCCCTGCATCTGGAAGCTCCGCCGTTCAGGGATTAGCGTCCGACCGCGCAAGGCGGACAGCTTCTTGGCAGTAAATTTTGAGTACGGTGTGGTTGAGATTCCAAGCATAATCATCGACGACTTCATGAGATATCTCTTGCTGAACTGTGTGGCCTTCGAGCAGTGTCACAACAGTTGCTCCAAGCATGTCACGGTTTACGCCACTTTCTTATGCAGCCTCGTGGACAACCCCGCGGACGTCAAATACCTTCGGGAGTGCGGTGTTATTGAGAATTACGACGTTGACAGAGTTGCTGACTTCATCCATAGTATGGGCAGGGACTTGGCCATTGATATCGACGACTTTTATTTGTCCAGGGTGTTCAATGATGTGGACAAGCATTATCGGAATGACTTCTATGTAAAGTTCACGAGTTTCATGCGAAGATCTTTTTACACGCAGTGGCCGTTTCTCTCCTTTTTGGCTGCCGCTGTGCTCTTACTGCTTACGATTGCACAGGCCTACATCGCCATCATCGGCTATGTGCATCCCAAAAAGTAG